A single genomic interval of Cupriavidus necator harbors:
- the tcuB gene encoding tricarballylate utilization 4Fe-4S protein TcuB, giving the protein MQKLEALTREAAQLAGQDAAAPAPQSRVIRVLPLTDNEAEVARQMQICNACRYCEGFCAVFPAMTRRLEFGKADVNYLANLCHNCGACYHACQYAPPHDFGVNVPQAMAKVRLETYSEYAWPAPLGKLYQRNGLTVSVALAFGLALFLVLAATLGGALWQTHEGGNFYAVFPHNTLAALFGSVFGFAVLALGLGVRRFWRDVSAGTASAPAVAEAARNVLALTYLDGGHGDGCNEASDRFTLARRRFHHFTFYGFMLCFASTAVATGYHYLLGWHAPYPVTSLPVLLGTAGGVGLLVGPAGLLWLNLRRHPMHGDARQRPMDRGFIALLLLTSATGLGLLAGRGTAAMPLLLAVHLGVVMALFATLPYGKFAHGIYRSAALLKSAIEKRQKNKL; this is encoded by the coding sequence ATGCAGAAGCTTGAAGCCCTGACGCGCGAGGCCGCGCAACTGGCCGGGCAGGACGCTGCCGCCCCGGCGCCGCAGTCCCGCGTCATCCGCGTGCTGCCGCTGACCGACAATGAGGCCGAAGTTGCCCGGCAGATGCAGATCTGCAATGCCTGCCGCTACTGCGAAGGCTTCTGCGCGGTGTTCCCGGCCATGACCCGCCGGCTGGAGTTCGGCAAGGCCGACGTCAACTACCTGGCCAACCTGTGCCACAACTGCGGCGCCTGCTACCACGCCTGCCAGTACGCGCCGCCGCATGATTTCGGCGTCAATGTGCCGCAGGCCATGGCAAAGGTGCGGCTGGAAACCTATAGCGAATATGCATGGCCCGCGCCGCTGGGCAAGCTGTACCAGCGCAACGGGCTGACGGTGTCGGTGGCGCTGGCCTTCGGGCTGGCGTTGTTCCTGGTACTCGCCGCCACGCTGGGCGGCGCGCTGTGGCAGACGCATGAGGGCGGCAATTTCTACGCGGTATTCCCGCACAACACGCTGGCGGCATTGTTCGGCAGTGTGTTCGGCTTTGCCGTGCTTGCGCTTGGCCTGGGCGTGCGCCGCTTCTGGCGTGATGTCTCTGCCGGCACAGCGTCGGCACCGGCCGTGGCAGAGGCGGCCCGGAACGTGCTGGCACTGACCTACCTCGATGGCGGCCACGGCGATGGCTGCAACGAGGCCAGCGACCGCTTCACACTGGCGCGGCGGCGCTTCCACCATTTCACGTTCTACGGTTTCATGCTGTGCTTTGCGTCGACAGCGGTGGCGACCGGCTACCACTATCTGCTGGGCTGGCATGCGCCCTATCCGGTCACGAGCCTGCCGGTGCTGCTGGGCACCGCCGGCGGCGTGGGCCTGCTGGTGGGCCCGGCCGGCTTGCTGTGGCTGAACCTGCGCCGGCACCCGATGCATGGGGATGCCCGGCAGCGCCCGATGGACCGCGGCTTCATCGCGCTGCTGCTGCTGACCAGCGCCACCGGACTGGGGTTGCTGGCCGGGCGCGGCACGGCGGCGATGCCGCTGCTGCTGGCGGTCCACCTTGGCGTGGTGATGGCGTTGTTTGCGACGCTGCCGTATGGCAAGTTCGCACACGGCATCTATCGCAGTGCGGCGCTGCTCAAATCTGCGATCGAAAAGCGGCAGAAAAACAAGCTGTAG